The following coding sequences are from one Streptomyces sp. V3I7 window:
- a CDS encoding LuxR family transcriptional regulator, with protein MLAAIGLDERHEAAYRALVAVGAADVDDLARRLSLNEHDTEHALRRLERHGLAAQSSARPGRWVAAPPGVALGALLTQQRHELEKAELTAALLAEEYRAVAAAPAGHDLVEVVTGAAAVAQRFLQLQLGASDEVCALVTGDPMAVSARDNDPAEAQAAGRGVRYRVVVERSVLDLPDGVGELTVALGRREEVRVANLVPTKLVVADRSLAMVPLTTRTAEPTALVVHASGLLELLSGLFESVWREALPLTLGASGVVEQRPDGPDGTDLEVLSLLLAGLTDASVAKQLDLGLRTVQRRVKRLMELTGVTTRLQLGWHAYERGWVARETRETRD; from the coding sequence ATGCTGGCAGCGATAGGTCTGGACGAGAGACATGAGGCGGCGTACCGGGCGCTGGTGGCCGTCGGCGCCGCCGACGTGGACGATCTGGCACGCCGACTGAGCCTGAACGAGCACGACACCGAGCACGCGCTGCGCCGGCTGGAGCGGCACGGCCTCGCCGCCCAGTCCTCCGCCCGCCCCGGCCGCTGGGTCGCCGCGCCGCCCGGGGTGGCGCTGGGCGCGCTGCTCACCCAGCAGCGGCACGAGCTGGAGAAGGCCGAGCTGACGGCGGCGCTGCTCGCCGAGGAGTACCGGGCGGTGGCCGCCGCCCCCGCCGGGCACGACCTGGTCGAGGTGGTGACGGGCGCCGCCGCGGTCGCGCAGCGCTTCCTGCAGTTGCAGCTCGGCGCGAGCGACGAGGTGTGCGCGCTGGTCACCGGCGACCCGATGGCCGTCTCCGCCCGGGACAACGACCCGGCGGAGGCGCAGGCGGCCGGTCGCGGCGTCCGCTACCGGGTGGTGGTCGAGCGGTCGGTGCTGGACCTGCCGGACGGTGTCGGCGAACTGACGGTGGCGCTGGGCCGGCGCGAGGAGGTGCGGGTGGCGAACCTGGTGCCGACCAAGCTGGTGGTGGCCGACCGTTCGCTGGCCATGGTGCCGCTGACCACCCGGACCGCGGAACCGACCGCGCTGGTCGTGCACGCCAGCGGCCTGCTGGAGCTGCTGTCCGGCCTGTTCGAGTCGGTGTGGCGCGAGGCCCTGCCGCTCACCCTCGGCGCGTCCGGCGTCGTCGAGCAGCGGCCGGACGGACCCGACGGCACCGACCTGGAGGTGCTGTCGCTGCTGCTGGCCGGGCTGACCGACGCGAGCGTGGCCAAGCAGCTCGATCTGGGCCTGCGGACCGTGCAGCGGCGGGTGAAGCGGCTGATGGAGCTGACCGGGGTGACCACCCGCCTCCAGCTGGGCTGGCACGCGTACGAGCGCGGGTGGGTGGCCCGGGAGACGCGCGAGACGCGCGACTGA
- a CDS encoding protein phosphatase 2C domain-containing protein, with translation MSQQGGRSTRREDDWWRQLYDDSTADTGPAPAADSLDDRYASAAAALTPEEPPDDGPDEPLPPPPPVADVPAQRTTPAAGTGIQRPRPLWESTPRPAPLLPSPRPPKTPTAASVPPVRRAAPPVPDYVGSGPPTYDAEPTALPAADPDGLGQLVADTVLDGARYGACTLRAASVRGDSARYRGESRRDALLVARFGAGEEALVLVAVATGARATPGAHRAAAEVCRGIGRAVGRSHARLVEDVRAARRVELKSGLHRLTDHSLGRLRTGAAEQGADPEEYAATLRCLLLSADPECRTRVFFGVGGGGLFRLRDGVWRDIEPRVSTDGPSGEAGTGYGSLPAEDAKDDRFTLDPGLPEPPGPNAVDPPREPFRFRASVARPGDALLMCSGGLADPLRGEPALCAHLARRWSDGTPPGLAAFLADTQVRVKGYADDRTAAAVWEA, from the coding sequence ATGAGCCAGCAGGGGGGTAGGTCCACCCGTCGCGAGGACGACTGGTGGAGGCAGCTGTACGACGACTCCACCGCGGACACCGGGCCCGCGCCCGCCGCCGATTCCCTGGACGACCGATACGCCTCGGCGGCGGCCGCGTTGACCCCCGAGGAGCCGCCGGACGACGGGCCCGACGAGCCCCTCCCGCCGCCCCCTCCCGTCGCCGACGTGCCCGCCCAGCGCACGACTCCCGCGGCCGGCACGGGGATCCAACGTCCGCGCCCCCTCTGGGAGTCCACACCCCGGCCCGCGCCCCTGCTCCCGAGCCCCAGGCCGCCGAAGACGCCAACCGCCGCGTCGGTACCGCCCGTTCGGCGGGCCGCACCCCCCGTCCCCGACTACGTCGGCTCCGGTCCGCCCACCTACGACGCCGAACCCACCGCCCTTCCCGCCGCCGATCCGGACGGCCTCGGCCAACTCGTCGCGGACACCGTGCTGGACGGCGCCCGGTACGGCGCCTGCACGCTGCGGGCCGCCTCCGTGCGGGGCGACTCCGCGCGGTACCGGGGGGAGTCGCGGCGCGACGCGCTGCTGGTCGCGCGGTTCGGGGCGGGGGAGGAGGCGCTGGTCCTGGTCGCGGTGGCGACGGGGGCACGGGCCACGCCGGGCGCGCACCGGGCGGCGGCCGAGGTGTGCCGGGGGATCGGGCGGGCCGTGGGCCGCAGCCACGCGCGGCTCGTCGAGGACGTCCGGGCCGCCCGGCGCGTCGAGTTGAAGTCCGGGCTGCACCGGCTCACCGACCACAGCCTCGGCCGGCTCCGCACGGGTGCCGCCGAGCAGGGCGCCGACCCGGAGGAGTACGCGGCGACCCTGCGCTGCCTGCTGCTGTCCGCCGACCCCGAGTGCCGTACGCGCGTGTTCTTCGGCGTCGGCGGGGGCGGGCTGTTCCGGCTGCGGGACGGGGTCTGGCGCGACATCGAACCGCGCGTGAGCACCGACGGCCCCTCCGGCGAGGCCGGCACCGGGTACGGCTCGCTGCCCGCGGAAGACGCCAAGGACGACCGGTTCACCCTGGACCCCGGCCTCCCGGAGCCCCCGGGCCCGAACGCCGTCGACCCGCCCCGCGAACCCTTCCGCTTCCGGGCCTCCGTGGCCCGCCCCGGTGACGCGCTGCTGATGTGCAGCGGCGGCCTCGCCGACCCGCTGCGCGGTGAGCCCGCCCTCTGCGCCCACCTCGCCCGGCGTTGGTCCGACGGCACCCCGCCGGGCCTCGCCGCGTTCCTGGCCGACACCCAGGTGCGGGTGAAGGGCTACGCCGACGACCGTACGGCGGCTGCCGTCTGGGAGGCGTGA
- a CDS encoding ATP-binding protein, producing MKRQARGGGPVAVGAYAVRTEEADDVTDQAQGPQLKRRLERADLREVPEARRALRELLRHWGKPGRSEVAELLTSELVTNALVHTDQDAVLTAVVGPRGLRVEVRDFVARRPMPRACDTGDATHGRGLMLVRSLADDWGIRAHGVGKAVWFELDAEAA from the coding sequence ATGAAAAGGCAGGCACGAGGGGGCGGTCCCGTGGCCGTCGGGGCCTATGCGGTACGGACCGAAGAGGCCGACGACGTCACGGATCAGGCGCAAGGGCCCCAGCTGAAGCGCCGGTTGGAGCGAGCGGATCTGCGCGAGGTACCCGAGGCGCGCAGGGCGCTGCGCGAACTCCTGCGACACTGGGGCAAACCGGGCCGCTCCGAGGTGGCCGAACTGCTCACGAGCGAACTCGTCACCAACGCGCTCGTCCACACCGACCAGGACGCCGTGCTCACGGCGGTCGTGGGACCGCGTGGACTGCGCGTGGAGGTACGGGACTTCGTGGCCCGCAGGCCGATGCCGCGCGCGTGCGACACCGGTGACGCCACGCACGGCCGGGGTCTGATGCTGGTGCGGTCCCTCGCGGACGACTGGGGCATACGCGCGCACGGCGTCGGCAAGGCGGTCTGGTTCGAACTGGACGCGGAGGCCGCGTGA
- a CDS encoding DUF2637 domain-containing protein codes for MRLTDISLNWLLPGAVLLLGMLAAVAVLTRGKRALGGSAGADDSWERSEERRRRKEAVYGTASYVLLFCCAAVAAALSFHGLVGFGEQNLGLSGGWEYLVPFGLDGAAMFCSVLAVREASHGDAALGSRILVWTFAGAAAWFNWVHAPRGFGHDGAPQFFSGMSLSAAVLFDRALKQTRRAALREQGLVPRPLPQIRVVRWLRAPRETYRAWSLMLLEGVRSLDEAVEEVREDMRQKEETRLRRREQQRVERARLKAISRGHRGFVGRGAGRPVEDRAALERATAQVTSEPALSAAEQLPVRPRPSLQPVRKGADAITVDLTAEDDTMGLPRLDSLERKLKDLEQQLG; via the coding sequence ATGAGACTGACCGACATATCGCTGAACTGGCTGCTTCCGGGCGCCGTACTGCTCCTGGGCATGCTGGCGGCGGTGGCGGTGCTGACGCGCGGCAAGCGCGCCTTGGGGGGAAGCGCGGGCGCGGACGACTCGTGGGAGCGCAGCGAGGAACGGCGCCGGCGCAAGGAGGCGGTCTACGGCACCGCCTCCTACGTGCTGCTGTTCTGCTGCGCAGCGGTGGCGGCCGCCCTCTCCTTCCACGGTCTGGTCGGCTTCGGCGAGCAGAACCTCGGGCTGTCCGGCGGCTGGGAGTACCTGGTGCCGTTCGGCCTGGACGGTGCCGCCATGTTCTGTTCCGTCCTCGCCGTGCGCGAGGCCAGCCACGGTGACGCGGCGCTCGGCTCGCGGATACTCGTGTGGACGTTCGCGGGCGCGGCGGCCTGGTTCAACTGGGTGCACGCGCCGCGGGGTTTCGGGCACGACGGGGCGCCACAGTTCTTCTCCGGCATGTCCCTCTCGGCGGCGGTGCTCTTCGACCGCGCGCTGAAACAGACCCGTCGGGCCGCCCTGCGCGAGCAGGGTCTGGTCCCGCGTCCGCTGCCGCAGATCCGTGTGGTGCGCTGGCTGCGTGCTCCTCGTGAGACCTACAGGGCCTGGTCGCTGATGCTCCTGGAGGGCGTGCGCAGCCTGGACGAGGCGGTCGAGGAGGTGCGTGAGGACATGCGGCAGAAGGAGGAGACCCGGCTGCGGCGGCGCGAGCAGCAGCGCGTGGAGCGGGCCCGGCTCAAGGCGATCAGCCGGGGCCACCGCGGCTTCGTCGGGCGCGGCGCCGGCCGGCCGGTGGAGGACCGCGCCGCCCTGGAGCGCGCCACCGCCCAAGTGACCTCGGAGCCTGCCCTGTCGGCGGCGGAGCAGCTGCCCGTACGTCCGCGGCCCTCCCTTCAGCCGGTCCGCAAGGGCGCCGACGCCATCACGGTCGACCTGACCGCGGAGGACGACACGATGGGGCTGCCGCGACTCGACTCCCTGGAACGCAAGTTGAAGGATCTGGAGCAGCAGCTGGGCTAG
- a CDS encoding (2Fe-2S)-binding protein has translation MSVPASAVSAAYARLTEAYPGLAVTELGPEGPAPQGGGWVGAAALAAGGEGLGAFLSWDDAQVRRDYGIRARPDVVATFGLHRYAWPVCLLITVPWFLHRRVPRLPVTHVSYDRTAGRVAVRADSFACLPGDPAAALPGAVVVPDEEALRARVRASVAEHLEPVLAAFGPRARRRGRALWGMATDDLVEGLWYVAHLLGEPEHERVVRELELLLPGATAPYVGSAAFRELTGPDGEPLPTRDRASCCMFYTVRPEDTCATCPRTCDTERVARLTTPAAA, from the coding sequence ATGTCCGTCCCCGCCTCGGCGGTCTCCGCCGCGTACGCCCGTCTCACCGAGGCCTACCCGGGGCTGGCCGTCACGGAGCTGGGCCCCGAGGGCCCGGCGCCCCAGGGCGGTGGCTGGGTCGGCGCGGCGGCGCTCGCAGCGGGCGGGGAGGGCCTGGGCGCGTTCCTGTCCTGGGACGACGCGCAGGTCCGGCGGGACTACGGCATCCGCGCCCGCCCCGACGTCGTCGCCACTTTCGGGCTGCACCGGTACGCCTGGCCCGTCTGCCTGCTGATCACCGTCCCCTGGTTCCTGCACCGCCGGGTGCCGCGCCTGCCCGTGACCCATGTCTCCTACGACCGCACCGCCGGCCGCGTGGCCGTCCGCGCCGACTCCTTCGCCTGCCTGCCGGGCGACCCGGCGGCCGCGCTGCCCGGCGCGGTCGTGGTGCCGGACGAGGAGGCGCTGCGGGCGCGGGTGCGGGCGTCCGTCGCCGAGCACCTGGAGCCCGTCCTCGCCGCATTCGGGCCCCGCGCGCGGCGCCGCGGGCGCGCCCTGTGGGGCATGGCGACCGACGACCTCGTCGAGGGCCTGTGGTACGTCGCCCATCTGCTCGGCGAGCCCGAGCATGAGCGGGTCGTGCGCGAACTGGAGCTGCTGCTGCCGGGCGCGACCGCGCCGTACGTCGGCTCCGCCGCCTTCCGCGAGCTGACCGGGCCGGACGGCGAGCCTTTGCCCACCCGGGACCGGGCGAGCTGCTGCATGTTCTACACCGTGCGGCCCGAGGACACCTGCGCCACCTGCCCGCGCACCTGCGACACGGAGCGCGTCGCCCGGCTGACGACCCCGGCCGCCGCCTAG
- a CDS encoding GntR family transcriptional regulator, whose translation MKHGLHALHGLPGSAEAGVPALRTGEVRVPAQTRSVDALDALDAVETPAVLDADRERGDAAHGVRGEHTHSERPIPPPRPVVQRASVRGQIVDALRTALVAGELKPGQVYSAPALGDRFGVSATPVREAMQQLALEGAVEVVPNRGFRVVQRGARDLSELAEVRALIEVPVMLRLARTVPAERWAELRPLADDTVRAASTGCRATYAESDRAFHRAVLSLAGNAQLVQVAEDLHRRAQWPPVGGPVRHGRADLVADAAEHTALLDALIARDLDVVRSLVNEHFAGSA comes from the coding sequence GTGAAGCACGGCCTGCACGCACTGCACGGCCTGCCCGGCTCCGCCGAGGCGGGAGTTCCGGCACTGCGGACCGGCGAGGTACGGGTGCCCGCGCAGACGCGGTCCGTGGACGCGCTGGACGCGCTGGACGCCGTCGAGACGCCGGCCGTCCTCGACGCCGACCGCGAACGCGGTGACGCGGCTCACGGCGTGCGCGGTGAGCACACGCACAGCGAGCGGCCGATCCCGCCGCCGCGTCCCGTCGTCCAGCGGGCGTCGGTGCGCGGACAGATCGTGGACGCCCTGCGCACCGCGCTGGTCGCGGGCGAGCTCAAGCCCGGCCAGGTGTACTCGGCGCCCGCACTCGGCGACCGGTTCGGGGTGTCGGCGACGCCCGTGCGCGAGGCCATGCAGCAGCTCGCGCTCGAGGGCGCGGTCGAGGTCGTGCCGAACCGCGGGTTCCGGGTGGTCCAGCGGGGCGCGCGGGACCTGTCGGAACTGGCTGAGGTGCGGGCGCTGATCGAGGTGCCGGTGATGCTGCGGCTGGCCCGCACCGTGCCGGCCGAGCGGTGGGCGGAACTGCGCCCGCTCGCCGACGACACCGTGCGCGCCGCCTCCACCGGCTGCCGCGCGACGTACGCCGAGTCCGACCGCGCCTTCCATCGCGCCGTCCTGAGCCTGGCGGGCAACGCCCAGCTGGTCCAGGTCGCCGAGGACCTGCACCGGCGCGCCCAGTGGCCCCCCGTCGGCGGCCCGGTGCGGCACGGCCGCGCCGACCTCGTCGCGGACGCGGCCGAGCACACGGCCCTGCTGGACGCGCTGATCGCCCGGGACCTGGACGTCGTCCGCTCCCTGGTGAACGAGCACTTCGCCGGCTCGGCGTAG
- a CDS encoding PucR family transcriptional regulator, whose product MRLRALLDTDALGLRLLGGEDELDRTVRGVMTTDLRDPSRYLSGGELVLTGLAWRQGATDSERFVQILVQNGVAALAAGEAELAGVPDDLVVACARHRLPLFAVDESVAFASITEHVVRQVSGERAGDLAAVVDRHRRMMTAGPAGGGPDVVLDLLGTDLDLRAWVLAPTGRLIAGPKAAAPALSAETCARLAAEHLAAARTGRRGPYRVVLDGTAYSLFPIRRGPAEAEATGTAALSDWLLAVEADAGEWPEERLDLLQGVTQLIAVERDRRDAARTVRRRLAQEVLELVQAAAPPAEIAARLRVAAPVLLPGLGTAPHWQVVVARVESGARPDTGLSAKDGDGAPVARSLLEEILVDPLATGPEPSDRIAVAHIGDEAVALVPLAAVAAEHGGAEAEILADALLATVRDPLSAGLGEDGRLTIGVSAAVHSAEGLRGALEEARHARRVAAARPGRVSAAGHQELASHVLLLPFVPDDVRRAFTARLLDPLREYDRRHRAELIPTLEAFLDCDGSWTRCATRLHLHVNTLRYRVGRIEQLTGRDLSRLEDKLDFFLALRMS is encoded by the coding sequence ATGCGGCTGCGCGCACTGCTGGACACCGACGCGCTGGGCCTGCGGCTGCTCGGCGGCGAGGACGAGCTGGACCGGACCGTGCGGGGCGTGATGACGACCGACCTGCGCGATCCCAGCCGCTACCTCTCGGGCGGTGAGCTGGTGCTCACGGGGCTGGCGTGGCGGCAGGGCGCCACCGACTCCGAGCGGTTCGTGCAGATCCTGGTGCAGAACGGGGTGGCCGCGCTCGCCGCCGGTGAGGCCGAGCTCGCGGGCGTGCCGGACGACCTGGTCGTGGCCTGCGCCCGGCACCGGCTGCCGCTGTTCGCCGTGGACGAGTCGGTCGCGTTCGCGTCGATCACCGAGCACGTCGTACGTCAGGTGTCCGGCGAGCGGGCCGGGGACCTCGCGGCCGTGGTCGACCGGCACCGGCGGATGATGACCGCGGGACCGGCGGGCGGCGGTCCGGACGTGGTCCTGGACCTGCTCGGCACCGACCTGGACCTGCGCGCCTGGGTGCTCGCCCCCACCGGCCGGCTGATCGCGGGCCCCAAGGCCGCGGCCCCGGCGCTGTCCGCCGAGACGTGCGCCCGGCTGGCCGCCGAGCACCTCGCGGCCGCCCGCACGGGCCGGCGCGGGCCGTACCGCGTGGTGCTGGACGGGACGGCGTACTCGCTGTTCCCGATACGCCGCGGCCCGGCGGAGGCCGAGGCCACGGGCACGGCGGCGCTGTCGGACTGGCTGCTGGCAGTCGAGGCGGACGCGGGCGAGTGGCCGGAGGAGCGCCTCGACCTGCTCCAGGGCGTCACCCAGCTGATCGCGGTGGAGCGGGACCGGCGGGACGCGGCGCGCACGGTACGGCGCCGGCTCGCGCAGGAGGTGCTGGAGCTGGTGCAGGCGGCCGCGCCGCCCGCCGAGATCGCGGCCCGGCTGCGGGTCGCCGCGCCGGTGCTGCTGCCCGGGCTCGGGACCGCCCCGCACTGGCAGGTGGTCGTCGCCCGCGTCGAGTCGGGCGCCCGGCCGGACACCGGCCTGTCCGCCAAGGACGGGGACGGCGCCCCGGTCGCCCGGTCGCTGCTGGAGGAGATCCTGGTCGACCCGCTCGCGACCGGGCCCGAGCCCTCCGACCGCATCGCCGTGGCCCACATCGGCGACGAGGCGGTGGCCCTGGTCCCGCTCGCCGCCGTCGCCGCAGAGCACGGCGGCGCCGAGGCCGAGATCCTCGCCGACGCGCTCCTGGCGACCGTACGGGACCCGCTGTCAGCCGGTCTGGGCGAGGACGGCCGGCTGACGATCGGCGTCAGCGCGGCCGTGCACTCGGCGGAGGGGCTGCGCGGCGCGCTGGAGGAGGCGCGGCACGCCCGCCGGGTCGCGGCGGCGCGTCCGGGCCGGGTGAGCGCCGCGGGCCACCAGGAGCTGGCCTCGCACGTCCTGCTGCTACCGTTCGTGCCGGACGATGTCCGCCGGGCCTTCACGGCCCGTCTGCTGGACCCGCTGCGGGAGTACGACCGCCGTCACCGCGCCGAGCTGATCCCGACGCTGGAGGCGTTCCTGGACTGCGACGGCTCCTGGACCCGCTGCGCCACCCGTCTCCACCTGCACGTCAACACGCTGCGCTACCGGGTGGGCAGGATCGAGCAGTTGACGGGCCGTGATCTCTCGCGCCTGGAGGACAAGCTCGACTTCTTCCTGGCCCTGCGCATGAGCTGA
- a CDS encoding xanthine dehydrogenase family protein subunit M has translation MDFLRPASWEDALAAKAEHPTAVPIAGGTDVMVEINFDHRRPEYLLDLNRVGDLYEWDTDVETVRLGASVPYTRIMEHLRTELPGLALASHTVASPQIRNRGSVGGNLGTASPAGDAHPALLAAGAEVEAASVRGTRLIPIDDFFTGVKRNALAPDELIRAVRIKKADGPQQFSKVGTRNAMVIAVCAFGLALHPATRSVRTGIGSAAPTPVRARAAEDFLAAALDEGGCWNNGKPLALSAVKQFAELCSGACNPIDDVRGTADYRRHAIGVLARRTLTWTWESYRDARRTSEGVA, from the coding sequence ATGGACTTCCTACGCCCCGCCAGCTGGGAGGACGCGCTCGCCGCGAAGGCCGAGCACCCCACCGCCGTGCCGATCGCGGGCGGTACCGACGTGATGGTCGAGATCAACTTCGACCACCGCCGTCCCGAGTACCTCCTCGACCTCAACCGCGTCGGCGACCTGTATGAGTGGGACACCGACGTGGAGACGGTCCGGCTCGGCGCCTCCGTCCCGTACACCCGGATCATGGAGCACCTGCGCACCGAGCTGCCGGGCCTCGCCCTCGCCTCGCACACCGTCGCCTCCCCGCAGATCCGCAACCGCGGCAGCGTCGGGGGCAACCTCGGCACCGCCTCCCCGGCCGGCGACGCCCACCCCGCCCTGCTCGCGGCCGGCGCCGAGGTCGAGGCCGCGTCGGTGCGCGGCACCCGGCTGATCCCGATCGACGACTTCTTCACGGGGGTGAAGCGCAACGCGCTCGCCCCCGACGAGCTGATCCGCGCCGTCCGCATCAAGAAGGCCGACGGGCCGCAGCAGTTCTCCAAGGTGGGCACCCGCAACGCCATGGTCATCGCCGTCTGCGCCTTCGGCCTCGCCCTGCACCCCGCCACCCGCAGCGTCCGTACCGGCATCGGCTCGGCCGCCCCGACCCCCGTCCGGGCCAGGGCCGCCGAGGACTTCCTGGCGGCGGCGCTCGACGAGGGCGGCTGCTGGAACAACGGCAAGCCTCTCGCCCTGTCGGCCGTCAAGCAGTTCGCCGAGCTGTGCTCCGGCGCCTGCAACCCCATTGACGACGTCCGCGGAACCGCGGACTACCGTCGCCACGCGATCGGCGTCCTGGCCCGTCGGACGCTCACCTGGACCTGGGAGTCGTACCGCGACGCCCGCCGCACCTCGGAGGGAGTCGCCTGA
- a CDS encoding (2Fe-2S)-binding protein, protein MRVHFTVNGRPQEADDVWEGESLLYVLRERLGLPGSKNACEQGECGSCTVRLDGVPVCACLVAAGQVEGREVVTVEGLAEYARQRSCDTSARGTSLEDAQRWQPTGDGAELAPVQQAFIDAGAVQCGFCTPGLLVAADELLEHHPNPTDADIREALSGNLCRCTGYEKIMDAVRLAAARQSEGV, encoded by the coding sequence ATGCGTGTGCACTTCACCGTCAACGGACGGCCGCAGGAGGCCGACGACGTCTGGGAGGGCGAGAGCCTGCTCTACGTCCTGCGCGAGCGCCTCGGCCTGCCCGGCTCCAAGAACGCCTGCGAACAGGGCGAGTGCGGCTCCTGCACCGTCCGCCTGGACGGCGTCCCGGTGTGCGCCTGCCTGGTCGCCGCCGGCCAGGTCGAGGGCCGCGAGGTCGTCACCGTCGAGGGCCTCGCGGAGTACGCGCGGCAGCGGTCCTGCGATACGAGCGCACGCGGTACGTCGCTGGAGGACGCCCAGCGATGGCAGCCCACCGGCGACGGTGCCGAACTCGCCCCGGTCCAGCAGGCGTTCATCGACGCCGGCGCCGTCCAGTGCGGCTTCTGCACCCCCGGGCTGCTGGTCGCCGCCGACGAGCTGCTGGAGCACCACCCGAACCCGACGGACGCTGACATCCGCGAGGCCCTGTCGGGCAACCTGTGCCGCTGCACCGGCTACGAGAAGATCATGGACGCGGTCCGGCTGGCGGCCGCCCGGCAGTCCGAGGGGGTGTGA